In Propionicimonas paludicola, a single window of DNA contains:
- a CDS encoding cytochrome b5 domain-containing protein: protein MSSLTTTLAKVILIPLATALSLVAWGPAVAPAVAAPVSASATVSTSQVHVAAVKKYKMATVKKHKTAKSCWTVVGTGVYDLTKWIKKHPGGSRAILSLCGKNGTKAFRAQHGSTGAAARALAKYKIGKLA from the coding sequence ATGTCTTCCCTCACGACGACCCTCGCCAAAGTCATCCTGATCCCGCTGGCCACCGCACTATCCCTGGTCGCCTGGGGCCCCGCCGTGGCCCCGGCCGTGGCCGCACCCGTCTCCGCCTCCGCCACCGTCAGCACCAGCCAGGTGCACGTGGCCGCGGTCAAGAAGTACAAGATGGCGACGGTCAAGAAGCACAAGACCGCCAAGTCGTGCTGGACCGTCGTCGGCACCGGCGTCTACGACCTGACCAAGTGGATCAAGAAGCACCCAGGCGGTTCCCGGGCGATCCTGTCGCTGTGCGGCAAGAACGGCACCAAGGCTTTCCGCGCTCAGCACGGCAGCACCGGTGCGGCCGCCCGCGCGTTGGCCAAGTACAAGATCGGCAAGCTGGCCTGA
- a CDS encoding SigE family RNA polymerase sigma factor, with protein MTVSSTPVQLDAELSFESFVADHQVRLRRYALALTRNPTDADDLLQTTLVKVYLAWHRIEDPAQVVAFARTTMSRSYVSAWRRWGRHEAPIADLPDRPSPGTDPLADRDLIWRGLDRLGRRQRAVVVLRYLEDLELSAIAEILGISTGTVKSQLSRALDNLRDYLGSDQS; from the coding sequence ATGACCGTCTCATCCACCCCGGTGCAGTTGGACGCCGAACTCAGCTTCGAGTCCTTCGTCGCCGATCACCAGGTGCGGCTGCGGCGCTACGCCCTGGCCCTGACCCGCAACCCCACGGATGCGGACGATCTGCTGCAGACGACTCTGGTCAAGGTCTACCTGGCCTGGCACCGCATCGAAGACCCTGCCCAGGTCGTCGCCTTCGCCCGCACCACCATGTCGCGTAGCTACGTGTCGGCCTGGCGCCGATGGGGACGCCACGAGGCCCCCATCGCCGATCTGCCGGACAGGCCGTCCCCCGGTACCGACCCACTCGCTGACCGCGACCTGATCTGGCGGGGCCTGGACCGCCTCGGACGCCGCCAGCGCGCCGTCGTCGTCCTGCGCTACCTCGAAGACCTCGAACTCTCCGCGATCGCCGAGATCCTCGGCATCTCGACCGGAACGGTGAAGAGCCAACTCTCCCGCGCCCTCGACAACCTTCGCGACTACCTGGGAAGTGACCAATCATGA
- the rlmB gene encoding 23S rRNA (guanosine(2251)-2'-O)-methyltransferase RlmB, with protein MPGNSQRKGAVRKKGKTTPAGSGGRVRRGLEGKGPTPKAEDRPYHKAYRRRGPDEPGKTSGKPRTRPGTRAANSVAAGSDWVIGRNPVFEALQAGLPVRRAYVADGVDRDDRLRDILKFAAENGIPLLQATRTELDRLTGGAVHQGVALQLPPFEYADAEDVLDDALGSETAPIVVACDSITDPRNLGAIIRSAAAFGASGVIIPERRSAQLTAAAWKTSAGAAARIPVAQVTNLNRTLKRYADAGFTIVGLAGESEIDVAGFPGIDGPVLVVIGSEGEGLARLVRENCDVLISIPIDSAVESLNASVAASIALYEISRSRG; from the coding sequence ATGCCAGGAAACAGCCAGCGCAAGGGCGCCGTCCGCAAGAAGGGCAAGACCACTCCGGCCGGTTCCGGCGGACGCGTCCGCCGCGGACTGGAGGGCAAGGGCCCGACCCCCAAGGCCGAGGATCGTCCCTACCACAAGGCATATCGCCGGCGCGGGCCGGACGAGCCGGGCAAGACCAGCGGCAAGCCGCGGACCCGTCCGGGCACCCGGGCGGCCAACTCGGTCGCGGCCGGCTCGGACTGGGTGATCGGACGCAACCCGGTCTTCGAGGCGCTGCAGGCCGGCCTGCCGGTGCGTCGCGCCTACGTGGCCGACGGCGTCGATCGCGATGACCGGCTGCGCGACATCTTGAAGTTCGCCGCCGAGAACGGCATTCCGCTGCTCCAAGCCACCCGCACCGAGCTCGACCGGCTCACCGGTGGCGCCGTGCATCAGGGCGTGGCTCTGCAGCTGCCTCCGTTCGAGTACGCCGACGCCGAGGACGTCCTGGACGACGCGCTGGGCTCGGAGACTGCACCGATCGTGGTGGCCTGTGACTCGATCACCGACCCCCGCAACCTGGGCGCGATCATCCGCAGCGCGGCCGCCTTCGGGGCGTCCGGAGTGATCATTCCGGAACGCCGCTCGGCCCAGCTCACCGCCGCGGCCTGGAAGACCTCAGCCGGAGCAGCCGCGCGCATCCCGGTGGCCCAGGTGACCAACCTCAACCGGACCCTCAAGCGCTATGCCGATGCCGGCTTCACCATCGTGGGCCTGGCCGGCGAGTCCGAGATCGACGTGGCCGGCTTCCCCGGCATCGACGGTCCGGTGCTGGTGGTGATCGGCTCCGAAGGCGAGGGGCTGGCTCGACTGGTCCGGGAGAACTGCGACGTGCTGATCTCGATTCCGATCGATTCGGCCGTCGAGTCGCTGAACGCGTCGGTGGCCGCCTCGATCGCGCTGTACGAGATCAGCCGCAGCCGCGGCTGA
- the cysS gene encoding cysteine--tRNA ligase — MSLHLFDTARREVVEFVPLVPGEVSIYCCGATVQSAPHLGHVRKEVNFDVLRRWLEVSGYQVTMLTNVTDIDDKILAKAEAAGRPWWAHAFLFEAAFHDAFRALGVRPPTYEPRATGHVPEMIELMATLIERGHAYAAEDESGDVYFDVRSWPSYGELSGMKIDDMSPAEDADPRGKRDPRDFALWKGVKPGEPASASWDTPWGRGRPGWHLECSAMAGKYLGDAFDIHGGGIDLRFPHHENEIAQSKAAGRPFANYWLHNAWVTMAGEKMSKSLGNTADVLAAVAAHGGRAVRLYLAGPHYRSAIELSDASLAEAAAQLARIDGFLSRVKALRPATATAELPAEFVAAMNDDLGTPTALATVFNTVKQGNIALDAGNPDAAVAAYAQVLAMLDVFGLNPDAPEWAHETGASSDLTPVVDGLVQALLDQRTQARARKDWAAADAIRDQLADLGLKVTDTPDGPRWSIEK; from the coding sequence GTGAGTCTGCACCTATTTGATACCGCCCGACGCGAGGTGGTCGAGTTTGTCCCGCTGGTTCCCGGCGAGGTCTCGATCTACTGCTGTGGCGCCACGGTGCAGTCAGCTCCCCACCTGGGCCATGTGCGGAAGGAAGTCAACTTCGACGTCCTGCGCCGCTGGCTGGAGGTGAGCGGCTACCAGGTCACCATGCTCACCAACGTCACCGACATCGACGACAAGATCCTGGCCAAGGCCGAGGCGGCCGGTCGTCCGTGGTGGGCGCACGCCTTCCTGTTCGAGGCGGCTTTCCACGATGCGTTCCGCGCCCTCGGGGTCCGTCCGCCGACCTACGAGCCGCGCGCCACCGGCCACGTCCCCGAGATGATCGAGCTGATGGCCACCCTGATCGAGCGGGGCCACGCCTACGCCGCCGAGGACGAGTCCGGTGATGTCTACTTCGATGTGCGCTCCTGGCCCAGCTACGGCGAGCTGTCCGGGATGAAGATCGATGACATGTCGCCAGCAGAGGACGCCGACCCGCGCGGCAAGCGCGATCCGCGAGACTTCGCGCTGTGGAAGGGCGTCAAGCCCGGCGAACCGGCTTCGGCTTCCTGGGACACCCCGTGGGGGCGCGGCCGTCCGGGCTGGCACCTGGAGTGCTCGGCCATGGCCGGCAAGTACCTGGGTGACGCCTTCGACATCCACGGCGGCGGCATCGACCTGCGGTTCCCGCACCACGAGAACGAGATCGCCCAGTCCAAGGCGGCCGGACGTCCCTTCGCCAACTACTGGCTGCACAACGCCTGGGTGACCATGGCCGGGGAGAAGATGAGCAAGTCGCTGGGCAACACCGCCGACGTGCTCGCCGCAGTCGCCGCCCACGGCGGACGCGCCGTTCGGCTCTACCTGGCCGGACCGCACTATCGCTCAGCAATCGAGCTGTCCGACGCCTCGCTGGCCGAGGCTGCCGCCCAGCTGGCCCGGATCGACGGTTTCCTGTCCCGGGTGAAGGCGCTCAGGCCCGCCACGGCCACTGCCGAGCTGCCGGCCGAGTTCGTGGCCGCCATGAACGACGATCTGGGCACCCCGACCGCGCTGGCCACGGTCTTCAACACCGTCAAGCAGGGCAACATCGCCCTGGACGCCGGCAACCCCGATGCGGCTGTGGCCGCCTATGCGCAGGTGCTGGCCATGCTGGACGTCTTCGGGCTGAACCCGGACGCCCCGGAGTGGGCGCATGAGACCGGCGCCTCCAGTGATCTGACCCCGGTGGTCGACGGCCTGGTTCAGGCCCTGCTCGACCAGCGCACCCAGGCCCGAGCCCGCAAGGACTGGGCCGCCGCCGATGCCATCCGCGACCAACTGGCCGACCTCGGCCTGAAGGTCACTGACACCCCCGATGGGCCACGATGGTCCATCGAGAAGTGA
- a CDS encoding GntR family transcriptional regulator translates to MKRQLTEQIAAGELAAGTRLPTVRALADQLGLAPNTVAKAYRELEAAGLIDTRGRAGTFVSGDGAAASARKAAAEYVRRTRELGLSPAEALALVERSLGGAGGR, encoded by the coding sequence GTGAAACGGCAGCTGACCGAGCAGATCGCGGCCGGCGAGCTGGCTGCCGGAACTCGGCTGCCGACGGTCCGGGCCTTGGCCGACCAGCTCGGACTGGCCCCCAACACCGTGGCCAAGGCCTACCGCGAGCTGGAAGCCGCCGGACTGATCGACACCCGGGGCCGGGCTGGCACCTTCGTCAGCGGGGACGGTGCCGCCGCCAGCGCCCGCAAAGCCGCCGCCGAGTACGTCCGGCGGACCCGGGAACTGGGCCTCAGCCCCGCCGAAGCGCTGGCCCTGGTGGAGCGCAGCCTGGGCGGTGCCGGCGGTCGATAG
- a CDS encoding DUF4032 domain-containing protein has translation MPRFLSSRPDSRLIPLPWEVPLAEWPPEYLVALPRGISRHVVRFIKVGNSVYAAKEVLEALAIHEYRMLTDLHRTNTPAVEPLAVVTGRVGPDGEPLDPVLITRHLEFSLPYRSLFAQGVRPETVGRLLDAMVLLLARLHLVGFLWGDVSLSNVLFRRDAGEFAAYLVDAETAEMHDTLTKGQREHDLMIATTNLFGEFCDLEAGGLLDESLNPQRLVDSILARYRELWAELTGAEEFSDQEVFRIEKRVRRLNALGFDVAELAIDTIEDGSRIRIQPKVVDAGHHTRRLLRLTGLDVEENQARRLLNDLDTFRARSNQGHMDEAVVAHEWLTQCFQPVTSAVPSDLRGKRDAAQIYHEVLDYRWYASQRAQREVPLLEATHGYINDVLRALPDEAMSDTRPVDGRQLANPYDPSQGFIDDEGPMPVDPWEEAAAAGDPVTPQGFLDIDALRARKRG, from the coding sequence GTGCCTCGGTTTCTGTCTTCGCGCCCCGACTCACGGCTGATTCCGCTGCCGTGGGAGGTGCCGCTGGCCGAGTGGCCGCCGGAGTACCTGGTCGCACTCCCCCGTGGCATCTCCCGCCACGTCGTCCGCTTCATCAAGGTGGGCAACTCGGTGTACGCGGCCAAGGAAGTGCTCGAGGCACTGGCCATCCACGAGTACCGCATGCTCACCGATCTGCACCGGACGAACACTCCGGCCGTCGAGCCGCTGGCTGTGGTCACCGGACGGGTCGGCCCGGACGGTGAGCCGCTGGACCCGGTGCTGATCACTCGGCACCTGGAGTTCTCGCTGCCCTACCGCTCGCTGTTCGCCCAGGGCGTCCGCCCCGAAACCGTCGGACGCCTGCTGGACGCCATGGTGCTGCTGCTGGCTCGCCTGCACCTGGTCGGCTTCCTGTGGGGCGACGTCTCGCTGTCCAACGTGCTGTTCCGGCGCGACGCCGGTGAGTTCGCCGCCTACCTGGTCGACGCCGAGACCGCCGAGATGCATGACACCTTGACCAAGGGTCAGCGCGAGCACGACCTGATGATCGCCACCACCAACCTGTTCGGCGAGTTCTGCGACCTGGAGGCCGGCGGCCTGCTGGACGAGTCGCTGAACCCGCAACGGCTGGTCGATTCGATCCTGGCAAGGTACCGCGAACTGTGGGCCGAGCTGACCGGGGCCGAGGAGTTCTCCGACCAGGAGGTGTTCCGGATCGAGAAGCGGGTCCGCCGACTGAACGCGCTGGGCTTCGACGTGGCCGAGTTGGCCATCGACACCATCGAGGACGGCTCCCGGATCCGGATCCAGCCCAAGGTCGTCGACGCCGGCCACCACACCCGGCGACTGCTCCGGCTGACCGGCTTGGACGTCGAAGAGAACCAGGCCCGCCGCCTGCTCAACGATCTGGACACCTTCCGGGCCCGCTCCAACCAGGGACACATGGACGAGGCCGTGGTGGCCCACGAGTGGTTGACCCAGTGCTTCCAGCCGGTGACCTCCGCGGTGCCGTCCGACCTGCGCGGGAAGCGGGATGCGGCGCAGATCTACCACGAGGTGCTCGACTACCGCTGGTACGCCTCCCAGCGCGCGCAACGCGAGGTGCCGCTGCTGGAGGCCACCCACGGCTACATCAACGACGTGCTGCGGGCGCTGCCGGACGAGGCCATGTCGGACACCCGACCGGTCGACGGACGCCAGCTGGCCAACCCCTACGACCCGTCCCAGGGCTTCATCGACGACGAGGGCCCGATGCCGGTCGATCCTTGGGAGGAAGCCGCGGCGGCCGGTGACCCGGTGACCCCGCAGGGCTTCCTCGACATCGACGCGCTTCGAGCCCGCAAACGCGGATGA
- the groES gene encoding co-chaperone GroES: MAVTIKPLEDRILVQPLEAEQTTASGLVIPDTAKEKPQEGKVLATGPGRIDDNGNRVPLDVAEGDIVIFSKYGGTEVKYNGQEYLLLNARDILAVVTK, encoded by the coding sequence GTGGCAGTCACGATCAAGCCGCTGGAGGACCGGATCCTCGTTCAGCCGCTGGAAGCCGAGCAGACCACCGCTTCCGGGCTGGTCATCCCCGATACCGCCAAGGAGAAGCCCCAGGAGGGCAAGGTGCTCGCCACCGGCCCCGGGCGCATCGACGACAACGGCAACCGCGTCCCGCTGGACGTCGCTGAGGGCGACATCGTCATCTTCAGCAAGTACGGCGGCACCGAGGTCAAGTACAACGGCCAGGAGTACCTGCTGCTGAACGCCCGCGACATCCTCGCTGTCGTCACCAAGTAA
- the groL gene encoding chaperonin GroEL (60 kDa chaperone family; promotes refolding of misfolded polypeptides especially under stressful conditions; forms two stacked rings of heptamers to form a barrel-shaped 14mer; ends can be capped by GroES; misfolded proteins enter the barrel where they are refolded when GroES binds) gives MPKILQFDEDARRSLERGVDILANTVKVTLGPKGRYVVLDKKWGAPTITNDGVTVAKEVELSDPFENLGAQLAKEVATKTNDVAGDGTTTATVLAQALVHEGLRAVASGANPIALKRGIEKATEAIATELRRIARDVETTADMANVATISARDEQIGALIADAFDKVGKDGVITVDESNTFGTELEFTEGMQFDKGYLSPYFVTDPERMEAVLDDPYILINQGKISSMAELLPVLEKVIAAGGTLFVVAEDVEGEALSTLVVNKIKGTFTSLAVKAPAFGDRRKAMLEDIAILTGGKVIAPEVGLKLDQIGLDVLGRARRVVVTKDNTTIVEGAGAPADVAGRVAQLRAEIENTESDWDREKLSERVAKLAGGVCVIKVGAATEVELKETKHRIEDAVSATRAAIEEGIVPGGGSALVHAAKVLADGLGLVGDEKTGVAIVAKAVVEPLRWIAENGGEPGLVVVSKVAEMEPGQGYNGATNTYGDLVAQGVIDPVKVTRSALANAASIAALLLTTETAVVDKPADDDDEAGHSH, from the coding sequence ATGCCGAAGATTCTTCAGTTTGACGAGGACGCCCGCCGCTCGCTCGAGCGTGGTGTGGACATCCTCGCCAACACCGTCAAGGTGACGCTCGGCCCCAAGGGCCGCTACGTCGTCCTGGACAAGAAGTGGGGCGCTCCGACCATCACCAACGACGGTGTCACCGTCGCCAAGGAGGTGGAGCTCTCCGATCCGTTCGAGAACCTGGGCGCTCAGCTGGCCAAGGAAGTCGCCACCAAGACCAATGATGTGGCCGGCGACGGCACCACCACGGCCACCGTGCTGGCGCAGGCCCTGGTCCACGAGGGGCTGCGCGCGGTTGCATCCGGCGCCAACCCGATCGCCCTGAAGCGGGGCATCGAGAAGGCCACCGAGGCCATCGCCACCGAGCTCCGGCGGATCGCCCGCGATGTCGAGACCACGGCCGACATGGCCAACGTCGCGACCATCTCCGCTCGTGACGAGCAGATCGGCGCCCTGATCGCCGATGCCTTCGACAAGGTCGGCAAGGACGGTGTGATCACCGTCGACGAGTCGAACACCTTCGGCACCGAGCTGGAGTTCACCGAGGGCATGCAGTTCGACAAGGGCTACCTGTCGCCGTACTTCGTCACCGATCCGGAGCGGATGGAAGCCGTCCTGGACGACCCGTACATCCTGATCAACCAGGGCAAGATCTCCTCGATGGCCGAGCTGCTGCCGGTCCTGGAGAAGGTCATCGCCGCTGGCGGCACCCTGTTCGTGGTGGCCGAGGACGTCGAGGGTGAGGCTCTGAGCACCCTGGTCGTCAACAAGATCAAGGGCACCTTCACCTCGCTCGCGGTCAAGGCTCCGGCCTTCGGCGATCGCCGCAAGGCGATGCTGGAGGACATCGCGATCCTCACCGGCGGCAAGGTGATCGCTCCCGAGGTCGGCCTCAAGCTCGATCAGATCGGGCTGGACGTGCTGGGCCGGGCCCGTCGCGTCGTGGTCACCAAGGACAACACCACGATCGTCGAGGGTGCCGGTGCTCCGGCCGACGTCGCCGGTCGGGTGGCTCAGCTGCGGGCCGAGATCGAGAACACCGAGTCCGACTGGGATCGCGAGAAGCTCTCCGAGCGGGTCGCGAAGCTGGCCGGCGGGGTGTGTGTGATCAAGGTCGGCGCCGCCACCGAGGTGGAGCTGAAGGAGACCAAGCACCGCATCGAGGACGCCGTTTCGGCTACTCGTGCGGCCATCGAAGAGGGCATCGTCCCCGGCGGTGGCTCCGCGCTGGTGCACGCCGCCAAGGTGCTGGCTGACGGCCTGGGCCTGGTGGGCGACGAGAAGACCGGTGTGGCCATCGTGGCCAAGGCGGTCGTCGAGCCGCTGCGCTGGATCGCCGAGAACGGTGGCGAGCCCGGCCTGGTGGTCGTCTCCAAGGTCGCCGAGATGGAGCCCGGTCAGGGCTACAACGGCGCCACCAACACCTACGGCGACCTGGTCGCCCAGGGTGTAATCGACCCGGTCAAGGTCACCCGCTCCGCGCTGGCCAATGCCGCTTCGATCGCCGCCTTGCTGCTCACCACCGAGACTGCGGTGGTCGACAAGCCGGCTGATGACGACGACGAGGCTGGCCACAGCCACTGA
- a CDS encoding ABC transporter ATP-binding protein, producing the protein MTIEELAPAQPPRAVPPGIEAHGLRRWFGDVHAVDGVSFEAPAGAVTALIGPNGSGKTTLLLLLAGLLAPDDGRAMVAGHDLGTESLAARAATGWMPDSFGTWDALTCTEILTAFAHAYAIDRRVAATPAKVADLLARVHLDEFAQRPARVLSRGQKQRLGLARALIHDPQVLLLDEPASGLDPRSRIELRDLLRELAAEGKTVLVSSHVLSELEEVYDHAVFLSKGRTVDVAASAQASAPTMRGWRLEALDPAGLRTYLDSIAVPWTQGSSAGEVVVSLAGYDSAADLARSAISAGVSLHTIAPIAGRLEQTYLALNEERI; encoded by the coding sequence ATGACCATAGAAGAGTTGGCACCGGCGCAGCCGCCTCGCGCGGTGCCGCCGGGAATCGAGGCCCACGGGCTGCGGCGGTGGTTCGGCGATGTGCACGCCGTGGACGGGGTCAGCTTCGAGGCCCCAGCCGGTGCGGTGACCGCCCTGATCGGCCCCAACGGCTCGGGCAAGACCACCTTGCTGCTGTTGCTGGCCGGACTGCTGGCTCCCGACGACGGACGGGCCATGGTGGCCGGCCACGACCTGGGCACCGAGTCGCTGGCGGCGCGGGCAGCGACCGGCTGGATGCCGGACAGCTTCGGCACCTGGGACGCGCTGACCTGCACCGAGATCCTGACCGCGTTCGCGCACGCCTACGCCATCGATCGGCGGGTGGCGGCCACTCCGGCGAAGGTGGCCGACCTGCTGGCGCGGGTCCACCTCGACGAGTTCGCCCAGCGGCCGGCTCGGGTGCTCAGCCGCGGCCAGAAGCAGCGGCTCGGCCTGGCCCGGGCGCTGATCCACGATCCGCAGGTGCTGCTGCTGGACGAGCCGGCCTCCGGGCTGGACCCGCGCTCCCGAATCGAACTGCGCGACCTGCTGCGCGAGCTGGCGGCCGAGGGCAAGACCGTGCTGGTCTCCAGCCACGTCCTGTCCGAGCTGGAGGAGGTCTACGACCACGCGGTGTTCCTGTCCAAGGGACGCACGGTCGACGTGGCCGCCTCCGCCCAGGCGTCCGCGCCGACCATGCGTGGTTGGCGACTGGAGGCGCTGGATCCCGCCGGCTTGCGCACCTACCTCGACTCGATCGCCGTCCCCTGGACCCAGGGCAGCTCGGCCGGCGAGGTTGTGGTGTCCCTGGCCGGCTATGACTCGGCAGCCGATCTGGCCCGCTCGGCGATCAGTGCCGGCGTGAGCCTGCACACCATCGCCCCGATCGCCGGACGCCTGGAGCAGACCTACCTGGCCTTGAACGAGGAGCGGATATGA
- a CDS encoding ABC transporter permease, producing the protein MNTWQLTWNGIRTVTGLELRQRIRSKRWIWVLALWFVVIGAVTWLILAAVPMLLGFNSPGEHGPGAGPLAFGTITFFVLGMGLIIAPAFTATSINGDRSAGTLALLQATRLSALEIALGKLIAAWLTAALFLVVALPFIALSMIWGDISIVQVLVTFVVVFAEVAVICAIGIGWSALLNRTAMSTMMTYLSVVFLTVISLIIMALLAPLVIRDEPVRVWGLPPTVQAEYDAQTEKFWNENPDATYGPLPPVAQCAWYDGEQRVPHLDRIWWISVANPFVIVADAAPLPPAATKDLGDYANRSSDPLALIRYGIRRMAQPETGERDDCTQLYGSIPGYQVNWNDAGELVVTTNAGAPVDVKSPVKVRKVGVDSPIWPWGLGVNVLIGGVMFWLAVRRLSVPYRKLAPGTRVA; encoded by the coding sequence ATGAACACCTGGCAGTTGACCTGGAACGGCATCCGCACCGTCACCGGTCTGGAGTTGCGGCAGCGGATCCGATCCAAGCGATGGATCTGGGTGCTGGCGCTGTGGTTCGTGGTGATCGGCGCGGTGACCTGGCTGATTCTGGCCGCGGTGCCGATGCTGCTGGGCTTCAACTCACCGGGCGAACATGGTCCTGGGGCTGGGCCGCTGGCCTTCGGCACGATCACCTTCTTCGTGCTCGGCATGGGGCTGATCATCGCGCCGGCCTTCACTGCCACCTCGATCAACGGTGACCGATCGGCGGGCACCCTCGCGCTCCTCCAGGCCACCCGGTTGAGCGCCCTGGAGATCGCGCTGGGCAAGTTGATCGCCGCCTGGCTGACCGCAGCGTTGTTCCTGGTGGTCGCGCTGCCGTTCATCGCGTTGTCGATGATCTGGGGCGACATCTCGATCGTCCAGGTGCTAGTCACCTTCGTTGTGGTCTTCGCCGAGGTCGCCGTGATCTGCGCCATCGGGATCGGCTGGTCGGCGCTGCTGAACCGGACGGCCATGTCAACGATGATGACCTATCTGAGCGTGGTCTTCCTGACCGTGATCAGCCTGATCATCATGGCGCTGCTGGCACCGCTGGTGATCCGGGATGAGCCGGTCCGAGTGTGGGGGTTGCCGCCGACCGTCCAGGCTGAGTACGACGCCCAGACCGAGAAGTTCTGGAATGAGAACCCGGACGCCACCTACGGCCCGCTGCCGCCGGTCGCCCAATGCGCCTGGTACGACGGTGAGCAGCGAGTGCCCCATCTGGACCGGATCTGGTGGATCAGTGTGGCCAACCCGTTCGTGATCGTTGCCGATGCGGCCCCGCTACCACCGGCCGCCACCAAGGATCTCGGCGACTACGCCAACCGCTCCTCCGACCCGCTGGCCCTGATCCGTTACGGCATCCGCAGGATGGCCCAACCGGAGACCGGAGAGCGGGACGACTGCACCCAGCTGTACGGCTCGATCCCCGGATACCAGGTCAACTGGAACGATGCCGGGGAGTTGGTGGTGACCACTAACGCGGGTGCCCCCGTGGACGTGAAGAGCCCGGTGAAGGTCCGCAAGGTCGGCGTGGACTCGCCGATCTGGCCCTGGGGGCTGGGCGTGAACGTTCTGATCGGCGGCGTGATGTTCTGGCTGGCCGTGCGGCGGCTGTCGGTGCCCTACCGCAAGCTGGCGCCGGGCACTCGGGTCGCCTGA
- a CDS encoding response regulator, translating to MTEQIRVVLVDDQQLVRAGLAMVIDSQPDLRVVGQAGDGLEALRLIATQPCDVVLMDVRMPGLDGLEATRRILADADRAGRTPPRIVMLTTYDLDEYLLTAIRAGASGFLLKNTPPEDLLSAIRTVFTGDAVIAPSATRRLLDHVANGSPEPVAADPRLDCLTEREAEVLMLIARGLSNAEIGAELFLSETTVKTHVRHLLAKLEVRDRVQAVVFAHESGLLRGRNGG from the coding sequence ATGACCGAGCAGATCCGGGTGGTCCTGGTCGACGATCAGCAGCTGGTCCGGGCCGGGCTGGCCATGGTGATCGACTCCCAGCCCGATCTGCGAGTGGTCGGTCAGGCCGGCGACGGCCTGGAGGCACTCCGGCTGATCGCCACTCAGCCCTGCGATGTGGTGCTGATGGACGTCCGGATGCCCGGCCTGGACGGCCTGGAGGCCACCCGGCGGATCCTGGCCGACGCCGACCGAGCCGGCCGGACGCCGCCCCGGATCGTGATGCTGACCACCTACGACCTGGACGAGTACCTGCTCACCGCGATCCGGGCCGGGGCGTCCGGCTTCCTGCTGAAGAACACACCGCCGGAGGATCTGCTCTCCGCGATCCGGACGGTGTTCACCGGTGATGCCGTGATCGCACCCTCGGCGACCCGGCGGCTGCTCGATCACGTGGCCAACGGTTCGCCCGAGCCGGTGGCCGCCGATCCGAGGCTGGACTGCCTGACTGAGCGGGAGGCCGAAGTGCTGATGCTGATCGCCCGCGGTCTGTCGAACGCGGAGATCGGCGCCGAACTGTTCTTGTCCGAGACCACGGTGAAGACCCACGTCCGCCATCTGCTGGCCAAACTCGAGGTGCGCGACCGGGTGCAGGCCGTGGTCTTCGCCCACGAGTCCGGGCTGCTGCGCGGTCGCAACGGCGGCTGA